A DNA window from Deinococcus gobiensis I-0 contains the following coding sequences:
- a CDS encoding sulfotransferase family protein yields the protein MTQPNFMIIGAAKAGTTSLYHYLRQHPQIYMTPTKETNYFALVGHPLDYAGPGDQDYITRFSVTTPEGYAAQFAGVQGERAIGEASPLYLYDAQTPQRLKAAVPDVRLIAVLREPVTRAYSAFSHLVRDGREPAVSFAEALELEEDRIAAGWEHIWHYTRMGRYAEQLRRYQALFAPEQLRVYLHDDLLRRPDWVMQDLLKFLEVDSSALPDQSVRHNVSTLGLPHLPPLLPKVQERLEALFTPEREALAELLGRDLRDWERQVLTAY from the coding sequence ATGACCCAACCCAACTTCATGATCATCGGTGCCGCCAAAGCCGGCACGACCTCGCTCTACCACTACCTCCGGCAGCATCCCCAGATCTACATGACCCCCACCAAGGAAACCAACTACTTCGCGCTGGTGGGGCACCCCCTGGACTACGCGGGCCCGGGCGATCAGGACTACATCACCCGCTTCTCGGTTACGACCCCGGAAGGCTATGCGGCACAATTCGCCGGGGTGCAGGGGGAACGGGCCATCGGAGAGGCCTCGCCGCTCTACCTCTACGATGCCCAGACGCCGCAGCGTCTCAAAGCGGCCGTGCCAGACGTCCGCCTGATCGCGGTGCTGCGAGAACCAGTGACACGGGCCTACTCGGCGTTCTCACACCTGGTGCGCGACGGCCGTGAACCGGCCGTGAGCTTCGCGGAAGCCCTGGAGCTGGAAGAAGACCGGATCGCGGCGGGCTGGGAGCACATCTGGCACTACACCCGCATGGGCCGCTATGCCGAACAGCTGCGGCGGTATCAGGCCCTGTTCGCCCCAGAGCAGCTGCGGGTCTACCTGCATGACGACCTGCTCCGTCGCCCGGACTGGGTGATGCAGGACCTGCTGAAGTTCCTGGAGGTCGATTCGTCCGCGCTGCCGGATCAGTCCGTGCGGCACAACGTCTCTACGCTGGGTCTGCCGCATCTGCCACCCCTTCTGCCGAAGGTGCAGGAGCGGCTGGAGGCCCTGTTCACCCCAGAGCGCGAGGCGCTGGCAGAGTTGCTGGGTCGGGATCTCAGAGACTGGGAGAGACAGGTTCTCACGGCGTACTGA
- a CDS encoding replication initiator protein A: protein MNRKRPKPTTPQIERNLDRLGLFSIQTRLTDTPNWQAAFVIGGRTVRVQGDSSRGRPHGADADLVLGLQQLFLQAGAPEDNWVHTSANALREASLMTKNGRAFHRMREGLLRIWSTGFIVSEGWRRPDGSAVRFNDAFRVIDQIRFWDQESLHDPPELVPDSTLSVRLGAPVADSLRAGFMHPLNLTVLERLEQPPSRALYRLSEAHRYDDEGSIRSALTVNLMEWRAACGINSTDTDKIRRVLEPAHEELIANHYLQDIRVTGRGQGTQLEYIYMTETDPDPALVRLLREQGVGGPRAVQLARDHAERIQEAVEFLQYRRTAGGTPIRNAGGLLSDFLVNREKYEFVPGLLVPQGERVQPSLALERQREAEQQAEQAAVAKREALSRLPPAEQWREERGTLLLMLRRVLSGEELALLEAQAVVGTVLATELSSQATAARARGEWAGFIEGLRQRLLAGR from the coding sequence ATGAACAGAAAACGCCCCAAGCCGACCACCCCTCAGATCGAGAGAAATCTCGACCGGCTCGGGCTGTTCAGTATCCAGACCCGATTGACCGACACACCAAACTGGCAGGCGGCCTTCGTCATTGGAGGCCGGACGGTCCGTGTACAGGGTGACTCCAGCCGGGGTCGCCCTCATGGTGCGGACGCGGATCTTGTCCTGGGCTTGCAGCAGCTGTTTCTGCAGGCGGGTGCGCCCGAAGACAACTGGGTCCATACGAGCGCCAATGCCCTGCGTGAAGCCTCACTGATGACCAAGAATGGCCGAGCTTTCCACCGCATGCGAGAGGGGCTGCTGCGGATCTGGTCCACCGGGTTCATCGTGAGCGAGGGCTGGAGGCGGCCAGACGGTAGTGCGGTACGTTTCAATGATGCCTTCCGGGTGATCGACCAAATCCGCTTCTGGGATCAGGAGAGTCTCCATGATCCTCCAGAGCTGGTCCCAGACAGCACCCTCAGCGTGCGCCTTGGTGCCCCTGTCGCGGACAGCCTACGGGCAGGGTTCATGCACCCTCTAAACCTCACGGTGCTCGAACGTTTGGAGCAACCTCCCTCACGGGCCCTCTACCGCCTCTCTGAAGCGCACCGCTATGACGACGAGGGCAGCATCCGCTCGGCTTTGACCGTCAACCTGATGGAGTGGCGGGCTGCCTGTGGCATCAACAGCACCGATACGGATAAGATCCGTCGCGTCCTCGAACCGGCGCACGAGGAGCTCATCGCCAACCACTACCTCCAGGACATCCGAGTGACGGGACGTGGCCAGGGGACCCAGCTGGAGTACATCTACATGACGGAGACGGACCCGGACCCTGCGCTCGTGCGGCTGCTGCGGGAACAGGGGGTGGGTGGGCCCCGCGCGGTCCAACTGGCCCGGGACCATGCGGAGCGGATCCAAGAGGCCGTGGAGTTCTTGCAGTACCGTCGGACAGCCGGAGGCACGCCCATCCGCAATGCGGGAGGCCTGCTGTCCGACTTCCTGGTGAACCGGGAGAAATACGAGTTCGTTCCTGGTCTTCTGGTGCCGCAGGGTGAGCGCGTACAACCCTCCCTGGCGCTTGAGCGGCAGCGGGAAGCCGAGCAGCAAGCTGAGCAGGCAGCAGTGGCCAAGCGGGAGGCACTCTCGCGGCTGCCGCCGGCCGAGCAGTGGCGGGAGGAACGCGGCACGTTGCTGCTCATGCTTCGCCGGGTGCTCAGCGGAGAGGAACTTGCCCTCCTGGAGGCCCAGGCGGTCGTAGGGACGGTTCTCGCAACGGAGCTCTCGAGTCAGGCGACGGCTGCGCGGGCTCGTGGCGAGTGGGCCGGGTTTATCGAAGGCCTGCGGCAGCGGCTTCTTGCAGGGAGGTGA